In the genome of Carya illinoinensis cultivar Pawnee chromosome 13, C.illinoinensisPawnee_v1, whole genome shotgun sequence, the window ACAAGTGGATGGGTGCAAGGAAGTTGGTTCATACATGCACCTGCACTTGCATACAAGTAAGAGCATAAACATGAAGCATGTCTCTGTTTATGCCTGAGTGTTTGTGGTCATGCAGTGTATGCCCGCTAGTGTGGAAGTGAGAGGTGGAGGTGTATGTGGGTGGATGTCTGTGTGTGCGtgcgtgcgtgtgtgtgtgagagagagagacctgttGAGTACACTTTTTGCCATGTGATGGAGCGTATTCTGAACAGATGGACTGTATACCCCCTGTTTTGGAGGACCATAGAAAGTTTCAACCAGAACTTTTTTCACATCGAGGTATCTGTCTGTGAAGTAATATGGCTTCTGAGGGATGCTAGAGAGAGATTCATATGAATACCTGCATCCAAGTTTAGCCCAGAAACATGACTGCATTTTAAAGACTCAGAAAATTAAAATGGAATCAACATAACCATAACTCAATATAGAATCAAAAGGGCAAGACAAAATTTTTAATTCCTTTTTTCACCAGATACCCCTTGTATAAGTTTGATTATGGAAGCAACAGAAATATTGGGAACTCAATTCATAAGAACGAAGTGGGCAAcccaaatatattattattgttattattatttcactTGATTCCCCTTGCATATTGTTGATTAAATTGAAAGATCATATCCATACCTCCATGCTGCTGTGACCTCTGTCGCCAGAATTCTCTCTCGTGTTTCAGGAAGAGCCGTGTATTTATCCCTAATAAATCCCTCAAAACCTGACTGCTCAAAACATAAAATCCAACGAAACCAATCATCAGAGAAACCAGTGTGTGCCACAATTACAGTACATTGAAATTAGTGGTGGAATTTTTTGAAACAATTATTGTTTTGCAATATTTATCAAGCACTCGAGAGTGTAGTAGTAATTCTCAATTCAAGATCCACTGCTGTTATCAATCCATGTTTACTAGTAAGAAATTTGGATATGCTTGTGCCAATTTCAGGTTTTCTAATTCTCCATTATAAACTTGCATTTTTCTCTCCTCTCTACCATTAACTCCTTTCTTGTTTCTTTCATGGATAAACTAACATTTAACTTTGACTATTGGATATTAGTAGATAATAGAATTCTTTTGCTTGCAACTTGCTGTATCCACATAATGTGAAGTGGTAAGAATAAATATGGCACAGCAAAGATGTTACAGTTAAACTATGTTTGCAAATCTGAAACCAACATACTTCCCTCAAAACATAGAACACATACCAGTAACAGACAATAAACACAGCGTCAATCAGTTTCATGTTAGCATATTTAGTGCATATAAAAGCATAAACATTGACAAGCATCACAGGCTTTCTTGCCTTGTCAAGCAAAGAAGTACATCTGGAGTTAAGGTAAAAGAGAAATGAGGTTACCATGGTTGTCTTCAGCAAAGCCAACCCTTCAATACCAGAAGTCACCTGCAATGCACCAGACTTCTTTACAAATACTTCTGTTGTATGCTTCTCAGATCCGAGTTTAAAACCTACAATGGAGACATTATTAGTGACAGCACTAGAAATCTAAAagctgaaaataataaaaaatggagATCGTTTACTTGGCTGTTCAAGCCAATGAAAATGCATTTATAATTGGAACACTGAAGAAAGTTCTATCCAATTTGGCTGAGCAATGCCAGTAGCAGAGCCTTAATAAGGGATGGGGAAAGTGTGGGATATGTACCAATAGTACCATTATTTCCTTATaataaaggtaaaaaaaaactactaacGAAAGATAAAGATTTTTAGGGGGGGGAAAAGTAAGCTCTCCCACTGGCTTCTCACGATCTTCAGAACTTTGATTGTTTCTTTCTTTACATAGACACCACATTAAGCAAACCAGAGTCAATTTCGACATAACTTATCAATGATGGTGACAACACTGTCCTTTCCATGGATTTGTTACTCCACAATGGCTAATTCCTTTTGCCGGTGTAATTACTCACCGAGAGAGTGATAATACTATTTTGGCCATATACCCATTCTTATTTAttgattaatattattctttttgcTTTACAACGATTCCCACAAATGTTTCAGTGGTGATGCCAATTGAACCTCGTTTACTTCCAACACATTTTTGGAGTTAAACAACATcaaagaaaaccaaaagaacGAAAGAAAGGGCGCAATTCATACCATGAAACCACCTTGGAATTCATCACAATAAACAATTTGGTAGATGTTTTTTATTTGGTTACAGAAATCAGTATAAATCATATGTGCACTCTCTCCTTCAAAAGATTGATAAAACTAACCGTGTTCGTGCTCTTGACCATCTACATATACACGCTCCCATGGCTTTTCCACTATCTTTATTATGGCACCAGTAACctaagcaagtgaagatcatgGATTAGATTGACTAGAAATGGCATGAGAAGAGTTAAACATatgcttttttaaaagaaattattactgataaacaaaaataaaggaattaaTGATAGATGAAACATGGATATCTTTTGAGTTcaatacacacacacaacaaaagaagaaaaaagaaagcccTCTTTTGACTACATGCTAacatatagtttttatttgatAGGTGATATACTAACatataaataaacttaaaagaacaaaaaatttgataaaattaaatttttgtttttttgtttttttaagtagTGAATTGAAGTATTCTTACTTTGATATAAACTAAAAAATCTATAAGCAGTTACAAGTTCAATCAATTAGGTACTGTTTGGATAATAAATTAGAATCTAAACGTGCAAAGACTATACTGCATAGAACTGCACAGCTTGCTAACGCCCTGACATGTACCAAACCTTGCTTTGGAATCTCAAAGGAGCTTCAGATTTTACATAATTACGGAAAAATAAAATCCTCACCTCCAGTTATCACCCCCAACTTTTCCAAGTAAcgtaaaaaaaattccattacATCTAATGCCTTCCCCACCTGACTTCCATCACTTGGTTCATTGTATCAAATTCATAATGTTACAACCTTTACACAGGCTTTCTTATTCTTCCTTCAGGCAACATTACAGGAGGTACACTAGCACTTTCCAAAAGGGTATGCCTGGCCTTGAAATCCCAAAACACGAATCAGCCATTCAATAAGGATGACTCACAACTGCACCTATTAAGGAAAGACTAAACTTGCTTACTATCTATACAGACAGATTGCTGGTATATGCCAAAAGCAACCGCCTTTGCCTTCTACATTTTCCTTCatacaaagttttttttataggtgtaatcagttttatttccttcatACAAAGTTAAAGGaaccaaaaatagaaatatgATCAAATCTCATCCATATTATGAATTTAAATTACACAACTAAATCTACATGGTATTTACCTGGTGGTAAAATGATGTAAAGTGCTTAGCAAGTAGAATTGCAAAGCCCTCCATTGAAATTTGTTCTGAGCATTCCTTTGCTTTCACATATACCTGTATTGCAACTAAGCTCAATTTTAACAAGAATACATGGCAGTAACATTTCTGGAAATTAAACAGAGAGCAAAATGTGATagctaataaaaatatattttttctttccttatcaTCACATTAGCTAATGACAATATTACTCATAAAAGATAAGTGATGAGAATGATAAATCATCAAGCTAAATAGATTTCACTTCAAATTGCTTTTACCATTTTCCCATTTTCAAGGGTGCATATCTTGTGCTCCAGGCTTTGATACCTAGTCCTAAGTACCACTTTATATTTGAGAACCACATCCATTGATGGACCTGAATTAATTGTTAGTGTTTGGGCTGCATGCATGCGACTGCTTCATAGTCTATACCATCAAGTATGTGTATCAATTACCATGACCTGACTGTTCTTCCATCcttcaaatacaaatatatgCCCCATACATAggatttgaagagattaaataCGTTTATTAAATAGCGACGGCACTTCTAACCAGATTTTGTGCAGAGTACTAATTTCATTTGTGTGATCTGTTTTGATTTTGAACTCGGAGATCATTAACATTGCATTAATTCACAGTTCACACACTCATAAGCAAGTAATCTAAAGTGAGCGTACCAGCCTCTAGAGCTGCTAAAAAGCAACCAAATTTAAGATCAAAATTACTGGATTGCAATCATTTCTcaccagaaaaagaaaaaacgaaCGTATTCAGTGAACTGAGCCTAACACAACTACTTCACCCAGTTTCTCCGTGATAAAACAGGGCTAGAACATCAAAGACCTCTGCTTTACTTCGGGAACAAACGAACGTCACGTCAGCACAAAGTGAATAGAAACTAAATCTAATATCTTCGCATATTtgaggaaatatgattttcaaactttcttttcAGATAACAagtagaacaagaaaaacaaaatgaaattaaaattcctATTTTCTCTTCCTTCTGCTTAGTTCTCTAGAAAACCACACAGAACCTGACAGTAAGAAATCTAATGCGTAAGAAAGTGATagaagaagtaaaaaaaaaaaagttacggTGTTCTTCATGGTGTCAGTGGCGACGATGTCGGAGTTGTCGTCTAGGACATAGGCGGGGAGGCAATCGGAGAGGAGGCTGATGCTGACGTTCCACTCCACGAAGAAATAGCGGCCGTCTTTGTTTCTCCAAGCCCTACCCACCCTCACCCGATCCTTCCCGTGCCTGTGCTCGAACTTGAAATTCTCTATTTCCCTCGACATGCTTGGCTTTGGGTTGGATTCACCGAGAGCAAAAGGCGTCCAATGAATGAAAACTGGTTTTAAGTAAAAGTACAGAGCAGCAGTAAGACTGCTTGTCTGTGTGCGCGTGGGTTTTATATGGGGCAACCGTCGTCAGAGTATaaaagtctttttatttttccttttttattagtATTTTGACGGAAACAGTCGCTTTCTTAGGTGTCCCACTTGCAGCGCGTACGTCTCTCGTTGCATTATTCATAACAACACGAGC includes:
- the LOC122291413 gene encoding uricase-2 isozyme 2 is translated as MSREIENFKFEHRHGKDRVRVGRAWRNKDGRYFFVEWNVSISLLSDCLPAYVLDDNSDIVATDTMKNTVYVKAKECSEQISMEGFAILLAKHFTSFYHQVTGAIIKIVEKPWERVYVDGQEHEHGFKLGSEKHTTEVFVKKSGALQVTSGIEGLALLKTTMSGFEGFIRDKYTALPETRERILATEVTAAWRYSYESLSSIPQKPYYFTDRYLDVKKVLVETFYGPPKQGVYSPSVQNTLHHMAKSVLNRFLDISSVQLKMPNIHFLPVNLKNKDNETIVKFNDDVYLPTDEPHGSIEASLSRFWSKM